The Saccharothrix variisporea genome has a segment encoding these proteins:
- a CDS encoding gamma-glutamyl-gamma-aminobutyrate hydrolase family protein yields MASNGSRPLIGISTYLDRARFGVWDVEAAVLHRDYLDSVVRAGGQPVLLPPVGEWTDVSFLDGLVLAGGADVDPALYGAARDPRTGPAAVERDAAELALARAALAADLPLLAVCRGMQILNVALGGTLVQHVDGHNVTPAVFEKVDVTVSGGRLAAVVGSTVSVMCHHHQALDVLGDGLVVTGRAPDGVVEAVELPDRRFVVGVQSHPEASREDRVFGAFVEAARKGGGE; encoded by the coding sequence GTGGCTTCGAACGGCTCTAGGCCGCTCATCGGGATCAGCACCTACCTGGACCGGGCGCGGTTCGGCGTGTGGGACGTCGAGGCCGCCGTGCTGCACCGGGACTACCTCGACTCCGTCGTCCGCGCCGGCGGGCAGCCCGTGCTGCTGCCGCCGGTGGGGGAGTGGACCGACGTGTCCTTCCTGGACGGGCTGGTGCTGGCCGGCGGGGCGGACGTGGACCCGGCGCTCTACGGCGCTGCCCGCGATCCTCGTACGGGTCCGGCGGCGGTCGAGCGGGACGCCGCCGAACTGGCGTTGGCCCGCGCGGCGCTGGCGGCGGACCTGCCGTTGCTGGCGGTGTGCCGGGGGATGCAGATCCTGAACGTGGCCCTGGGCGGCACGTTGGTCCAGCACGTGGACGGGCACAACGTGACCCCGGCGGTGTTCGAGAAGGTCGACGTCACCGTGTCGGGCGGCCGGCTGGCCGCGGTCGTCGGGTCGACGGTGTCGGTGATGTGCCACCACCACCAGGCGCTGGACGTGCTGGGGGACGGTCTCGTGGTCACCGGTCGCGCGCCGGACGGGGTGGTGGAAGCGGTGGAGCTGCCGGACCGGCGGTTCGTGGTGGGTGTCCAGTCGCACCCGGAGGCGAGCCGGGAGGACCGGGTGTTCGGTGCGTTCGTCGAGGCGGCGAGGAAGGGTGGCGGCGAGTGA
- a CDS encoding glutamine synthetase family protein: protein MLSVDELRVLVDAGEIDTVLVAIVDMQGRLQGKRCAARYFLDEVVAHAAEGCNYLLAVDVDMNTVAGYAMSSWDKGYGDFVMKPDLSTLRRVPWHEGTAMVLCDIEWENGEPVVASPRQILRRQLDRLAERGLQAFVGTELEFIVFDDTYEDAWRRGYRDLTPSNQYNVDYSLLGTARIEPLLRAIRNHMAGAGLEVESAKGECNPGQHEIAFRYKEALVTCDNHSIYKTGAKEIASQHGKSLTFMAKYNEREGNSCHIHLSLRSADGEPVFAEGHDMSGLMKSFLAGQLAGLRELTYFLAPNVNSYKRFVPGSFAPTAVAWGRDNRTCALRVVGHGQSLRFENRVPGGDVNPYLAVAALIAAGLHGVENDLQLEDAFEGNAYGSDRATVPTTLRDAASLLAQSEIAREAFGKDVVDHYLNAARVELAAYDSTVTDWERIRGFERL from the coding sequence ATGCTCAGTGTCGACGAGTTGCGCGTGCTGGTGGACGCCGGTGAGATCGACACCGTGCTGGTGGCGATCGTGGACATGCAGGGGCGCTTGCAAGGCAAGCGCTGCGCCGCGCGCTACTTCCTCGACGAGGTCGTCGCGCACGCCGCCGAGGGCTGCAACTACCTGCTCGCGGTGGACGTCGACATGAACACCGTCGCCGGGTACGCCATGTCGTCCTGGGACAAGGGCTACGGCGACTTCGTGATGAAGCCCGACCTGTCCACCCTGCGCCGCGTCCCGTGGCACGAGGGCACCGCGATGGTCCTGTGCGACATCGAGTGGGAGAACGGCGAGCCCGTCGTCGCCTCGCCCCGCCAGATCCTGCGCCGCCAGCTCGACCGGCTCGCCGAGCGCGGGTTGCAGGCGTTCGTGGGCACCGAACTGGAGTTCATCGTCTTCGACGACACCTACGAGGACGCCTGGCGGCGCGGGTACCGCGACCTGACCCCCTCGAACCAGTACAACGTCGACTACTCCCTGCTCGGCACGGCCCGCATCGAGCCGCTGCTGCGCGCCATCCGCAACCACATGGCCGGCGCGGGCCTGGAGGTCGAGTCCGCCAAGGGCGAGTGCAACCCCGGTCAGCACGAGATCGCCTTCCGCTACAAGGAAGCGCTGGTCACGTGCGACAACCACAGCATCTACAAGACCGGCGCCAAGGAGATCGCGTCCCAGCACGGGAAGTCGCTGACCTTCATGGCCAAGTACAACGAGCGCGAGGGCAACTCGTGCCACATCCACCTCAGCCTGCGCTCGGCCGACGGCGAGCCGGTGTTCGCCGAGGGGCACGACATGTCCGGGCTGATGAAGTCCTTCCTGGCGGGCCAGCTGGCCGGGCTGCGCGAGCTGACCTACTTCCTCGCGCCCAACGTCAACTCCTACAAGCGGTTCGTGCCGGGCAGCTTCGCGCCGACCGCCGTGGCGTGGGGCCGCGACAACCGGACGTGCGCGCTGCGCGTGGTCGGGCACGGCCAGTCCCTGCGGTTCGAGAACCGGGTGCCCGGCGGTGACGTCAACCCGTACCTGGCGGTGGCGGCGCTCATCGCGGCCGGGCTGCACGGCGTGGAGAACGACCTCCAGCTGGAGGACGCGTTCGAGGGCAACGCCTACGGCTCGGACCGGGCGACCGTGCCGACGACCCTGCGCGACGCGGCCTCGCTGTTGGCGCAGAGCGAGATCGCGCGCGAGGCGTTCGGCAAGGACGTCGTGGACCACTACCTCAACGCGGCCCGGGTGGAGCTGGCCGCCTACGACTCGACCGTCACCGACTGGGAGCGCATCCGTGGCTTCGAACGGCTCTAG
- the eat gene encoding ethanolamine permease — protein sequence MAKHVEYEKVGDEYLEHRQLKRGAAGWVLLAGLGVSYVISGDFAGWNFGLAEGGWGGLLVATVLMGAMYTCMVFGLAELAAALPVAGAGYGFARRALGPLGGFATGIAILIEYAIAPAAIAVFIGGYVETLGLFGLTNAWPVYLVCFLIFVGVHLYGVGEALRLMFVITGIAVVALLAFVIGMVPKFDADKLFDIGGGSFLPFGVTGALGALVFAIWFFLAVEGVPLAAEEARDPKRDMPRGIIGAMLALLLFAGAILVFAPGGAGSEALKGSNNPLPDAVRAAYGGDNLLAQVVNYVGLAGLVASFFSIIFAYSRQLFALSRAGYLPRWLSRTGKRKTPYLALIVPGAIGFVLASVTQNGALLINIAVFGAALSYVLMMLSHIVLRVREPNLERPYRTPGGVITTGVALVLAVAAVVATFFVDELAAGITAGIVVVALAYFWFYSRHHLVASAPEEEFAAIEQAERELG from the coding sequence ATGGCGAAGCACGTCGAGTACGAGAAGGTGGGCGACGAGTACCTGGAGCACCGACAGCTCAAACGCGGGGCGGCGGGCTGGGTCCTGCTGGCCGGACTCGGTGTCTCGTACGTGATCTCCGGCGACTTCGCCGGCTGGAACTTCGGCCTCGCCGAGGGCGGTTGGGGTGGCCTCCTGGTCGCCACCGTGCTGATGGGCGCCATGTACACGTGCATGGTGTTCGGCCTGGCCGAACTGGCCGCCGCGCTGCCCGTGGCGGGCGCGGGCTACGGGTTCGCCCGCCGCGCGCTCGGCCCGCTGGGCGGGTTCGCCACCGGCATCGCCATCCTCATCGAGTACGCCATCGCGCCCGCCGCCATCGCCGTGTTCATCGGCGGGTACGTCGAGACGCTCGGCCTGTTCGGGCTGACCAACGCGTGGCCGGTGTACCTGGTGTGCTTCCTGATCTTCGTCGGCGTGCACCTGTACGGGGTGGGCGAGGCGCTGCGGCTGATGTTCGTGATCACCGGCATCGCCGTGGTGGCGCTGCTGGCGTTCGTCATCGGCATGGTCCCCAAGTTCGACGCGGACAAGCTGTTCGACATCGGCGGCGGGTCGTTCCTGCCGTTCGGGGTGACCGGGGCGCTGGGCGCGCTGGTGTTCGCGATCTGGTTCTTCCTGGCCGTGGAAGGCGTTCCGCTGGCCGCCGAGGAGGCGCGCGACCCCAAGCGGGACATGCCGCGCGGGATCATCGGCGCGATGCTGGCGCTGCTGCTGTTCGCCGGGGCCATCCTGGTGTTCGCGCCGGGCGGGGCCGGGTCGGAGGCGTTGAAGGGGTCGAACAACCCGCTGCCCGACGCCGTGCGGGCCGCGTACGGCGGGGACAACCTGCTTGCGCAGGTGGTGAACTACGTGGGTCTGGCCGGTCTGGTGGCGAGCTTCTTCTCGATCATCTTCGCCTACTCGCGGCAGCTGTTCGCGTTGTCCCGCGCCGGGTACCTGCCGCGGTGGCTGTCGCGGACCGGCAAGCGCAAGACGCCGTACCTGGCGCTGATCGTGCCCGGCGCGATCGGGTTCGTCCTGGCCTCGGTGACGCAGAACGGCGCTCTGCTCATCAACATCGCGGTGTTCGGGGCGGCGCTGTCGTACGTGCTGATGATGTTGTCGCACATCGTGTTGCGGGTGCGGGAGCCGAACCTGGAGCGGCCGTACCGGACGCCCGGCGGCGTGATCACCACGGGCGTGGCGCTGGTGCTGGCGGTGGCGGCCGTGGTGGCGACGTTCTTCGTGGACGAGCTGGCCGCCGGCATCACGGCGGGGATCGTGGTGGTCGCCCTGGCCTACTTCTGGTTCTACAGCCGCCACCACCTGGTCGCGTCCGCGCCGGAGGAGGAGTTCGCGGCCATCGAGCAGGCCGAGCGCGAACTGGGCTGA
- a CDS encoding cellulose binding domain-containing protein, whose protein sequence is MKIRALAASAATLAAIAFSAVFVVTGVAADPQTGLDLSPANRRAALPGLPDWSKAGYRGGQNLPGDSDYTSNAACRITPEELAALGVRPDDGVDDTTGLQSAIDTIRTSCSPTAGYTTLSLITLPPGTLDVTRELFVDADFLTLRGSTGTRIAYRPDVNTRYDTLTPDGSDWDEDGMTCGGGPKGGWLWPGRGLFRVQSRQVHSAYAGTCTEPNRADLVKGTVNVHWKAGVTLSAPSRKGETVVRVSRTTGFTVGGLVNIRAANSLKFYEEQQALPTDWPLQNLHMRQRLHRVVAVGSGQITLDTPLEFDLPVDSTSDGSAPIDGSVYASKASPLVDPVVGVGFENFSFGLELDGLPKLGGGTYSVTRADAVHNYGNIAPEYSMHGIVFKWAADSWVRGMRIEMTGSHPIVTEEAKNIQVVGNTLDGSWNKGKGGNGYLRGSRVWDSLYAGNTTRNLRHFTFQWSASKNVVIGNDFDSDLNLHGGWERHNLFELNTVRVPFEHRSGSCTANCGEEGGGGPDDSTWYPIWWGAGKKAVKWSGASGPQNVFFNNDLWKQTAPGGAFVPYYANRSTVYQFGWNGTGYQHLAQAGVPIPDWAKRETLDYSGSGVHTALTDPGPSLFLKSTGTTPPTTTTTPPTSTTTTTTRPPTGGLTARFAQTNVWSTGYNGQYVITNGGPTQVTSWRVEFDLPPGTTLGSAWRADVTRNGSHYTLTNKPYNGTLALGASTDFGFGVTGTGVPLDCTVNASPCGQ, encoded by the coding sequence ATGAAGATCCGCGCGTTAGCCGCGAGCGCCGCCACGCTCGCGGCCATCGCTTTCTCCGCCGTTTTCGTGGTCACCGGGGTCGCCGCCGACCCCCAGACCGGTCTGGACCTGAGCCCCGCCAACCGCCGCGCTGCCCTGCCCGGCCTGCCCGACTGGAGCAAGGCGGGTTACCGGGGCGGGCAGAACCTCCCCGGCGACAGCGACTACACCTCCAACGCGGCCTGCCGCATCACGCCCGAGGAACTGGCCGCGCTGGGTGTGCGCCCCGACGACGGCGTGGACGACACGACCGGCCTCCAGTCCGCGATCGACACCATCCGCACGTCGTGCTCCCCCACCGCCGGGTACACCACCCTGTCCCTGATCACCCTGCCGCCGGGCACGCTCGACGTGACCCGGGAACTGTTCGTGGACGCCGACTTCCTGACCCTGCGCGGGTCCACCGGCACCCGGATCGCCTACCGGCCGGACGTCAACACCCGCTACGACACCCTCACCCCGGACGGCAGCGACTGGGACGAGGACGGCATGACGTGCGGCGGCGGCCCCAAGGGCGGCTGGCTGTGGCCGGGACGCGGGCTGTTCCGCGTGCAGAGCCGGCAGGTGCACAGCGCGTACGCCGGCACGTGCACCGAACCCAACCGGGCCGACCTGGTGAAGGGCACGGTGAACGTGCACTGGAAGGCCGGCGTCACGCTGTCCGCGCCCTCGCGCAAGGGTGAGACCGTCGTCCGGGTCTCGCGCACGACCGGGTTCACCGTGGGCGGGCTGGTGAACATCCGGGCCGCCAACAGCCTGAAGTTCTACGAGGAGCAGCAGGCGCTGCCCACCGACTGGCCGTTGCAGAACCTGCACATGCGACAACGCCTCCACCGGGTCGTAGCGGTCGGGTCCGGGCAGATCACCCTGGACACGCCGCTGGAGTTCGACCTGCCGGTCGACTCCACTTCGGACGGTTCCGCGCCCATCGACGGGTCGGTGTACGCGAGCAAGGCCAGCCCGCTGGTGGACCCGGTCGTCGGCGTCGGGTTCGAGAACTTCTCCTTCGGGTTGGAGCTCGACGGCCTGCCCAAGCTCGGCGGCGGCACGTACTCGGTCACCCGGGCCGACGCCGTGCACAACTACGGCAACATCGCGCCGGAGTACTCGATGCACGGGATCGTCTTCAAGTGGGCGGCCGACTCGTGGGTGCGCGGGATGCGGATCGAGATGACCGGGTCGCACCCGATCGTGACCGAGGAGGCCAAGAACATCCAGGTCGTCGGCAACACGCTGGACGGCTCGTGGAACAAGGGCAAGGGCGGCAACGGGTACCTGCGCGGGAGCCGGGTGTGGGACAGCCTGTACGCCGGCAACACGACCCGGAACCTGCGGCACTTCACGTTCCAGTGGTCGGCGTCGAAGAACGTGGTGATCGGCAACGACTTCGACAGCGACCTCAACCTGCACGGCGGGTGGGAGCGGCACAACCTGTTCGAGCTGAACACCGTCCGCGTGCCGTTCGAGCACCGGTCGGGCTCGTGCACCGCGAACTGCGGCGAGGAGGGCGGCGGCGGTCCGGACGACAGCACGTGGTACCCGATCTGGTGGGGCGCGGGGAAGAAGGCGGTGAAGTGGTCCGGGGCGTCGGGGCCGCAGAACGTGTTCTTCAACAACGACCTGTGGAAGCAGACGGCACCGGGTGGCGCCTTCGTGCCGTACTACGCGAACCGGTCGACGGTCTACCAGTTCGGCTGGAACGGCACCGGCTACCAGCACCTCGCGCAAGCCGGGGTGCCGATCCCGGACTGGGCGAAGCGCGAAACCCTGGACTACTCGGGCTCCGGCGTCCACACCGCTCTGACCGATCCCGGCCCGTCCCTGTTCCTGAAGTCCACCGGCACGACCCCGCCCACAACCACCACCACTCCGCCCACCTCGACCACCACGACGACCACCAGGCCCCCGACCGGCGGGCTGACCGCGAGGTTCGCGCAGACCAACGTCTGGTCCACCGGCTACAACGGCCAGTACGTGATCACCAACGGCGGCCCCACCCAGGTCACCTCCTGGCGCGTCGAGTTCGACCTCCCGCCCGGCACGACCCTCGGCAGCGCCTGGCGAGCGGACGTGACCCGGAACGGCAGCCACTACACCCTGACCAACAAGCCCTACAACGGCACCCTCGCCCTCGGCGCGTCGACCGACTTCGGCTTCGGCGTCACCGGCACCGGCGTGCCGCTCGACTGCACGGTCAACGCTTCCCCCTGCGGCCAGTAG
- a CDS encoding 3-hydroxybutyryl-CoA dehydrogenase yields the protein MSDIQRVGVVGGGLMGSGIAEVCARAGLDVLVSEVSHDATEAARGRIASSLGKGVRSGKLSAEDRDAALERLRFTTDLADFADRNLVVEAVAENEQVKTEVFAALDKVVEDRRAIFASNTSSIPIMKLGMATSRPEQVIGVHFFNPVPVLKLVELVPSLLTGEQTKQRAEAFVTGVLHKEVILSQDRAGFVVNALLIPYLLSSIRMLESGFASAEDIDNGMVLGCAHPMGPLRLADLIGLDTTKAIAESMYEEFKEPLYSPPPLLLRMVDAGLLGKKSGRGFHNYSR from the coding sequence GTGAGTGACATTCAACGTGTTGGAGTGGTGGGTGGCGGGCTCATGGGGTCCGGCATCGCCGAGGTGTGCGCGCGGGCCGGCCTCGACGTGCTGGTCTCCGAGGTCAGCCACGACGCCACCGAGGCCGCGCGGGGGCGGATCGCCTCCTCGCTCGGCAAGGGCGTGCGCAGCGGCAAGCTCAGCGCCGAGGACCGGGACGCCGCACTGGAGCGACTCCGGTTCACCACCGACCTCGCCGACTTCGCCGACCGGAACCTGGTCGTCGAGGCCGTCGCGGAGAACGAGCAGGTCAAGACCGAGGTCTTCGCCGCGCTGGACAAGGTCGTCGAGGACCGCCGGGCGATCTTCGCCTCGAACACCTCCTCGATCCCGATCATGAAGCTGGGCATGGCCACCAGCCGGCCCGAGCAGGTCATCGGCGTGCACTTCTTCAACCCGGTCCCGGTGTTGAAGCTGGTCGAGCTGGTCCCGTCGCTGCTGACCGGCGAGCAGACCAAGCAGCGCGCGGAGGCGTTCGTGACCGGTGTCCTGCACAAGGAGGTCATCCTGTCGCAGGACCGGGCCGGGTTCGTGGTGAACGCCCTGCTCATCCCGTACCTGCTGTCCTCGATCCGGATGCTGGAGTCCGGCTTCGCCTCCGCCGAGGACATCGACAACGGCATGGTGCTGGGCTGCGCGCACCCGATGGGTCCGCTGCGCCTGGCCGACCTGATCGGCCTGGACACCACCAAGGCGATCGCCGAGTCGATGTACGAGGAGTTCAAGGAGCCCCTGTACTCGCCGCCGCCGCTGCTGCTGCGCATGGTCGACGCCGGCCTGCTGGGCAAGAAGAGCGGCCGCGGGTTCCACAACTACTCCCGCTGA
- a CDS encoding tryptophan dimethylallyltransferase family protein, with protein MICVNRSILRCVSAGAPGKPCARRCLVSSSPAVAATSNREGLFDVACSTYREFINEKWRAAALALDHPAGATAETELNSLLGAWADRPIGFTCEYPSFVARDGFPVEFSVSWRNGVPELRVLFESLGAVPTARSAQDAGRALTRSLAGRPGVSIERYLAVEDLFVVDDPEAFRPTVWHSLTHRPGRPPGYKVYLNPQARGVPAVPEVMLEAMSRLGLARAWEPVARSHDALAEAGHQVEFFALDLADSPEARVKVYFRHVGPVDLDEVAALARRHDPALLEPAYRDVYGSPVLPDNEPMTCLAFRAGVDGPDEANVYLRLPGVVRDDEEAAERIGTVLRRYGVDPARYRAVAAALAPREPATTLGLHELLSVRAAGARPDLGVYFRFGVYDRPVPGLHV; from the coding sequence GTGATCTGCGTCAACCGCTCGATCCTCCGTTGCGTTTCGGCCGGTGCACCGGGTAAGCCTTGCGCCCGGAGGTGCCTAGTGTCCAGTTCCCCCGCTGTGGCAGCGACCTCAAACCGTGAGGGCCTGTTCGACGTCGCTTGTTCGACCTATCGAGAATTCATCAACGAAAAATGGCGAGCAGCGGCGCTCGCCCTGGACCACCCGGCGGGCGCCACGGCGGAGACCGAGTTGAACTCGTTGCTCGGCGCGTGGGCGGACCGACCGATCGGATTTACCTGCGAATACCCGTCGTTCGTCGCGCGCGACGGATTTCCGGTGGAATTCTCGGTGAGCTGGCGGAACGGCGTGCCCGAACTGCGGGTGCTGTTCGAGTCCCTGGGCGCCGTGCCGACCGCGCGGTCGGCCCAGGACGCCGGTCGGGCGCTGACCCGGTCGCTGGCCGGGCGGCCGGGCGTCTCCATCGAGCGGTACCTCGCCGTGGAGGACCTGTTCGTCGTGGACGACCCCGAGGCGTTCCGGCCGACGGTGTGGCACTCGCTGACCCACCGCCCCGGCCGCCCGCCCGGGTACAAGGTCTACCTCAACCCCCAGGCGCGCGGCGTGCCGGCGGTGCCGGAGGTGATGCTCGAGGCGATGTCCAGGCTCGGGCTGGCGCGGGCGTGGGAGCCGGTGGCCCGGTCCCACGACGCGCTGGCCGAGGCGGGTCACCAGGTGGAGTTCTTCGCCCTGGACCTCGCGGACTCCCCGGAGGCGCGGGTGAAGGTCTACTTCCGCCACGTCGGGCCGGTGGACCTGGACGAGGTGGCCGCCCTGGCGCGGCGGCACGACCCGGCGCTGCTCGAACCGGCCTACCGGGACGTGTACGGCTCGCCGGTGCTGCCCGACAACGAGCCCATGACGTGCCTGGCGTTCCGGGCCGGGGTGGACGGTCCCGACGAGGCCAACGTCTACCTGAGGCTGCCCGGGGTGGTGCGGGACGACGAGGAGGCGGCCGAGCGCATCGGGACGGTGCTGCGGCGGTACGGCGTGGACCCGGCCCGGTACCGGGCGGTGGCGGCGGCGCTGGCGCCGCGGGAGCCGGCCACGACCCTGGGGCTGCACGAGCTGCTGAGCGTGCGCGCGGCCGGGGCGCGGCCGGACCTGGGCGTGTACTTCCGGTTCGGCGTGTACGACCGGCCCGTGCCCGGCCTGCACGTCTGA
- a CDS encoding flavin-containing monooxygenase, with translation MIGAGVSGLAVAGTLRSRELPVTVLERAGGIGGLWRHEGPDTPGPAYSSLHLNTSAKLTGFRDFPMPADYPRYPRHDQVASYLRRYADHKGVTDHVELGTEVEDLTRTDAGTWLVTSRDRTGARRRRQFGHVVVATGHHWSPRLPEIPGDETFPGRALHSFDYSDPVPHAGRRVVVIGFGNSAADISVELSRVARKTILVQRRGVHVVPKTLLGMPIDEIASAPWWARLSFPQQRGLIETLLRLVRGRLTDYGLAEPDHRVFGGALTISDELLSRINHGTLTVKPAVDRVEGPVVHFSDGTSEEVDDLLYCTGYHIEFPFLPFEWVFEESGRVALFQRVVSLAAPDLYFAGLIRPFGAITRLVEAQAEWIADLVEGVAELPPASVMRREVDRHLTAAAARYGTTRAGSIQVDFAPYLAALRKQRRSKVLTTRRG, from the coding sequence GTGATCGGCGCCGGCGTGTCGGGACTCGCGGTCGCCGGAACGCTCCGCTCGAGAGAACTCCCGGTGACGGTTCTGGAACGGGCCGGGGGTATCGGCGGGCTGTGGCGCCACGAGGGCCCGGACACCCCCGGACCGGCCTACTCCTCGCTGCACCTGAACACCTCGGCGAAGCTCACCGGCTTCCGCGACTTCCCGATGCCGGCCGACTACCCGCGCTATCCCCGGCACGACCAGGTGGCCTCCTACCTGCGACGTTACGCGGATCACAAGGGCGTGACCGACCACGTGGAGCTCGGCACCGAGGTCGAGGACCTGACCCGGACCGACGCCGGGACGTGGCTCGTGACCAGCCGTGACCGGACCGGGGCCCGCAGGCGGCGGCAGTTCGGGCACGTGGTGGTCGCCACCGGGCACCACTGGTCCCCGCGGCTGCCCGAGATCCCGGGGGACGAGACGTTCCCCGGCCGCGCCCTGCACTCGTTCGACTACTCCGACCCGGTGCCCCACGCGGGCAGACGGGTGGTCGTGATCGGTTTCGGGAATTCGGCCGCAGACATTTCCGTCGAATTGTCGCGGGTCGCCAGGAAAACAATTCTGGTGCAACGGCGGGGCGTGCACGTGGTGCCCAAGACCCTGCTGGGGATGCCGATCGACGAGATCGCCTCGGCGCCCTGGTGGGCCCGGCTGAGCTTCCCGCAACAACGCGGTCTCATCGAAACGCTGTTGCGGTTGGTGCGCGGCCGGCTCACCGACTACGGCTTGGCCGAGCCGGACCACCGGGTCTTCGGCGGGGCGTTGACGATATCGGACGAACTGCTCAGCCGGATCAACCACGGGACGCTCACCGTGAAGCCAGCCGTGGACCGCGTCGAGGGACCCGTCGTGCACTTCTCGGACGGCACCAGCGAGGAGGTCGACGACCTGCTCTACTGCACCGGGTACCACATCGAGTTCCCATTCCTGCCATTCGAATGGGTGTTCGAGGAATCGGGTCGCGTCGCACTCTTCCAGCGGGTCGTCTCGCTCGCCGCGCCCGACCTGTACTTCGCCGGCCTGATCCGGCCCTTCGGCGCGATCACACGGCTGGTCGAGGCGCAGGCGGAGTGGATCGCCGACCTCGTCGAGGGGGTGGCGGAACTGCCGCCGGCGTCGGTGATGCGGCGCGAGGTCGACCGGCACCTCACCGCCGCGGCGGCCCGCTACGGCACCACGCGCGCGGGCTCGATCCAGGTGGACTTCGCGCCGTACCTGGCGGCGCTGCGCAAACAGCGCCGCTCGAAGGTGCTCACCACGCGGAGGGGCTGA
- a CDS encoding GTP-binding protein, which yields MVSVESERPGGELLVPTPVKIVIAGGFGTGKTTMVNSVSEIPPLHTEELLTEAGVGVDDVVGLEQKETTTVALDFGRITINPEVVLYLFGTPGQNRFWFMWDELAYGAIGAVILVDTRRLDSSFPSIDFFERRGIPFVIGVNCFEGSHRYEADEVRRALDVDDAIPVVLCDARERESSKAVLVSLIQHTMDRLDATV from the coding sequence ATGGTGTCCGTGGAATCTGAGCGGCCGGGCGGGGAACTGCTGGTCCCCACCCCAGTCAAGATCGTCATCGCCGGTGGTTTCGGCACCGGCAAGACGACGATGGTCAACTCGGTCAGCGAGATACCGCCGCTGCACACCGAGGAGCTGCTCACCGAGGCCGGCGTCGGGGTCGACGACGTGGTGGGGCTGGAGCAGAAGGAGACCACGACGGTCGCCCTCGACTTCGGTCGCATCACCATCAACCCCGAGGTGGTGCTGTACCTGTTCGGCACGCCCGGCCAGAACCGCTTCTGGTTCATGTGGGACGAGCTGGCCTACGGTGCGATCGGCGCGGTGATCCTGGTGGACACGCGGCGGCTGGACTCGAGCTTCCCGTCCATCGACTTCTTCGAGCGGCGCGGCATCCCGTTCGTCATCGGGGTCAACTGCTTCGAGGGCTCGCACCGGTACGAAGCGGACGAGGTGCGGCGGGCGCTGGACGTGGACGACGCGATCCCGGTGGTGCTGTGCGACGCGCGGGAACGCGAGTCGAGCAAGGCGGTGCTGGTGAGCCTGATCCAGCACACCATGGACCGCCTCGACGCGACGGTCTGA
- a CDS encoding DUF742 domain-containing protein, whose protein sequence is MKSGRGDWWYDEAAGPLVRPYAMVRGRTRPLRPELHLVTQVRAMPSPSDPDALSVEHLEIMELCRRPLSVAEVAAYLDVPLVVVKVLLSDLIQRGDVVIRDPSRVPVVPDRNLLQAVLDGVRGI, encoded by the coding sequence GTGAAGTCCGGCCGCGGGGACTGGTGGTACGACGAGGCGGCGGGCCCGCTGGTCCGCCCGTACGCGATGGTGCGCGGCCGGACCCGTCCGCTGCGCCCGGAGCTGCACCTGGTGACCCAGGTGCGGGCGATGCCGTCGCCGTCGGACCCGGACGCGCTGTCGGTGGAGCACCTGGAGATCATGGAGCTGTGCCGGCGCCCGCTGTCGGTGGCCGAGGTCGCCGCGTACCTGGACGTGCCGCTGGTGGTGGTGAAGGTGCTGTTGAGCGACCTGATCCAGCGCGGTGACGTCGTGATCAGAGACCCCTCCCGGGTACCGGTGGTGCCGGACCGGAACCTGTTGCAGGCAGTGCTGGATGGTGTCCGTGGAATCTGA
- a CDS encoding roadblock/LC7 domain-containing protein, whose protein sequence is MNDMTSQHNELNWLLDDLVSRVVGARHAVVLSADGLLLGRSPGLSKDDSDHLSAMASAFQSLARGTGRHFGGGAVRQTIVEMEHAYLFVTAAGHGACLAVLGEEDSDMGMIAYEMNMLVKRVGTYLSSAPRGTTGSALPTARRSS, encoded by the coding sequence ATGAACGACATGACCAGCCAGCACAACGAACTGAACTGGTTGTTGGACGACCTGGTCAGCCGTGTGGTGGGAGCCCGGCACGCGGTGGTGCTGTCCGCGGACGGCCTGCTGCTCGGTCGCTCACCGGGACTGTCCAAGGACGACTCCGACCACCTGTCGGCGATGGCCTCGGCGTTCCAGAGCCTCGCCCGCGGCACGGGACGGCACTTCGGCGGCGGCGCGGTGCGGCAGACCATCGTGGAGATGGAGCACGCCTACCTCTTCGTCACCGCGGCCGGGCACGGCGCGTGCCTGGCGGTGCTGGGCGAGGAGGACTCCGACATGGGCATGATCGCCTACGAGATGAACATGCTCGTCAAGCGGGTCGGCACCTACCTGTCCTCGGCGCCGCGCGGCACCACCGGCTCGGCCTTGCCCACCGCCCGGCGGTCGTCGTGA